From the genome of Haloterrigena sp. KLK7, one region includes:
- a CDS encoding 2-dehydropantoate 2-reductase: protein MKFAVFGAGGVGGYLGARLADAGHEVHLVARGDHLEALRGDGLRLESVAGDATVELPATDDPTEIGPCDCVLFCVKSYDTRDAAADLEPLLKDGTAVVSFQNGVDNERWLAEEIGDEHVVGGVAYIFSTIGEPGVVEHTGGPARFVYGELDGRRTDRIEALDDALSECEGVDAVLADDVRVELWRKFAFICAQAGMTAATRLPVGEIRDTDASWEMYRRLLEEVSAVGRAEGVDLPDGLVDEWLDFARELDPEMYSSLQYDLTHEKPMELDALHGSVVRHAADCGVDAPMNEAVHAILRPWADRNRTDDGA, encoded by the coding sequence ATGAAATTCGCCGTGTTCGGTGCCGGCGGTGTCGGCGGCTACCTCGGCGCGCGACTCGCCGACGCGGGCCACGAGGTCCACCTCGTCGCGCGTGGCGACCACCTCGAGGCCCTTCGGGGCGACGGGTTGCGACTCGAGAGCGTCGCCGGCGACGCGACGGTCGAGTTGCCCGCGACCGACGACCCGACCGAGATCGGTCCGTGCGATTGCGTCCTGTTCTGCGTGAAGTCGTACGATACGCGCGACGCCGCCGCCGATCTCGAGCCGCTGCTCAAGGACGGAACGGCCGTCGTCTCGTTCCAGAACGGCGTCGACAACGAGCGGTGGCTCGCCGAGGAGATCGGTGACGAGCACGTCGTCGGCGGCGTGGCCTACATCTTCTCGACGATCGGTGAGCCGGGCGTCGTCGAGCACACCGGCGGTCCGGCCCGATTCGTCTACGGGGAACTCGACGGGCGGCGAACGGACCGGATCGAGGCGCTCGACGACGCGCTGTCGGAGTGCGAGGGCGTCGACGCGGTGCTGGCCGACGACGTCCGCGTCGAGCTGTGGCGGAAGTTCGCCTTCATCTGCGCGCAGGCGGGGATGACCGCCGCGACCCGGCTCCCGGTCGGCGAGATCCGGGACACCGACGCCTCGTGGGAGATGTATCGTCGGCTCCTCGAGGAAGTCTCCGCCGTCGGGCGGGCGGAAGGCGTCGATCTCCCGGACGGACTCGTCGACGAGTGGCTCGACTTTGCGCGGGAGCTGGATCCGGAGATGTACTCCTCGCTGCAGTACGATCTGACTCACGAGAAGCCCATGGAGCTCGACGCGCTGCACGGCTCGGTCGTCCGGCACGCGGCCGACTGCGGCGTCGACGCGCCGATGAACGAGGCCGTCCACGCGATCCTCCGCCCCTGGGCCGACCGGAACCGGACGGACGACGGCGCGTGA
- a CDS encoding formyltransferase family protein, whose protein sequence is MAVGVLAEPSLYEWQVRALERLRRETAVEIPLVVHNAAGTEVGDESWDEGKDRLSLADVVEFVDVFREERAWTFVLAERSLGRVFGDERPLWHRRATASVDALSDADHVRCRPRTDDGWNELPPGIVARIADRCDVVVRFGFGLIRGDVLTAPEHGVVSFHPADIRRYRGMGPPAIFHDGRDRAGATLQRLNESIDGGEIVAYQETSIADCRTLWDVFDRLAALQIRLLPEGIEALREPTVEPQSVPDAELGPFYYRDRRRTLRFSSRVLLRNLAGRLRR, encoded by the coding sequence ATGGCGGTCGGCGTACTGGCGGAACCGTCCCTCTACGAGTGGCAAGTCCGCGCGCTCGAGCGACTCCGCCGCGAGACCGCGGTCGAGATTCCGCTCGTCGTCCACAACGCCGCCGGCACGGAAGTCGGGGACGAGTCGTGGGACGAGGGGAAGGATCGCCTCTCGCTCGCGGACGTCGTCGAGTTCGTCGACGTCTTCCGCGAAGAGCGAGCGTGGACGTTCGTTCTCGCGGAGCGGAGTCTCGGACGAGTGTTCGGCGACGAGCGGCCGCTGTGGCACCGACGCGCGACCGCGAGCGTCGACGCGCTCTCCGACGCGGATCACGTCCGGTGTCGGCCGCGGACCGACGACGGCTGGAACGAACTCCCGCCGGGGATCGTCGCCCGGATCGCGGATCGCTGCGACGTCGTCGTCCGCTTCGGATTCGGCCTGATCCGCGGCGACGTCCTGACCGCGCCGGAACACGGCGTGGTGAGCTTCCATCCGGCGGACATCCGTCGCTATCGCGGCATGGGGCCGCCGGCGATCTTTCACGACGGACGGGACCGCGCCGGAGCGACGCTCCAGCGACTGAACGAGTCGATAGACGGCGGCGAGATCGTCGCCTACCAGGAGACGAGTATCGCCGACTGTCGGACGCTCTGGGACGTCTTCGACCGCCTCGCGGCGCTCCAGATCCGTCTCCTGCCCGAGGGCATCGAGGCCCTGCGCGAACCGACCGTCGAACCCCAATCCGTCCCCGATGCGGAGCTCGGACCGTTCTATTACCGGGACCGGCGGCGGACGCTCCGATTCTCGAGTCGCGTCCTCCTGCGGAACCTCGCCGGTCGACTTCGCCGCTGA
- a CDS encoding metal-dependent transcriptional regulator, giving the protein MTDAPRYLLAIYLATREGGETEPIAPGYVASELDRSPSTATETLQRLEERGYLTYEPYEGATLTDRGRETAAELHERYVVLSTFFREVLELPDPDEEAMELVGSVSSVVTERVAETLLEAGTGGDDERLPRVE; this is encoded by the coding sequence ATGACTGACGCGCCCCGGTACCTCCTCGCGATCTATCTCGCGACGCGGGAGGGCGGCGAGACCGAACCGATCGCGCCCGGCTACGTCGCGAGCGAACTCGACCGGTCGCCGTCGACCGCGACGGAAACGCTCCAGCGACTCGAGGAGCGGGGGTATCTCACGTACGAACCGTACGAGGGGGCGACGCTCACCGATCGGGGACGAGAGACGGCCGCCGAGCTCCACGAGCGCTACGTCGTCCTGTCGACGTTCTTTCGGGAGGTGCTCGAACTTCCGGATCCGGACGAAGAAGCGATGGAACTCGTTGGAAGCGTCAGTTCGGTCGTCACCGAACGAGTCGCCGAAACGCTGCTCGAAGCAGGAACGGGGGGAGACGACGAACGTCTCCCTCGTGTCGAGTAG
- the dpsA gene encoding DNA starvation/stationary phase protection protein DpsA: MNTQKSVQQEAGTVEENALRLEPEKAEQIIEALNRDLADSYVLYHQLHKHHWNVEGAEFLDIHVFLQEVYEDVEEAADDLAERLQALGGVPHANMTTLAEKATVEPEDEDVYDIRTSLENDLEMMGDIIESNRQHIELAENLGDHATAQMLREQLTTIEEHAHHIEHYLEDDTLVLESATN; encoded by the coding sequence ATGAATACGCAGAAGTCCGTTCAGCAGGAAGCCGGCACCGTCGAGGAGAACGCGCTCAGACTCGAGCCCGAGAAGGCCGAACAGATCATCGAGGCGCTGAACCGCGACCTCGCGGATTCCTACGTCCTCTACCACCAGCTCCACAAGCACCACTGGAACGTCGAGGGCGCCGAGTTCCTCGATATCCACGTCTTCCTCCAGGAGGTCTACGAGGACGTCGAGGAGGCCGCCGACGACCTCGCCGAACGGCTGCAGGCGCTGGGCGGCGTTCCGCACGCGAACATGACGACGCTGGCCGAGAAGGCGACCGTCGAGCCCGAGGACGAGGACGTCTACGACATCCGGACGTCGCTCGAAAACGACCTCGAGATGATGGGCGACATCATCGAGAGCAACCGCCAGCACATCGAACTCGCCGAGAACCTCGGCGACCACGCGACCGCCCAGATGCTCCGCGAGCAACTCACGACTATCGAGGAGCACGCTCACCACATCGAGCACTACCTCGAGGACGACACGCTCGTCCTCGAGTCGGCGACAAACTGA
- a CDS encoding bacterio-opsin activator domain-containing protein has protein sequence MSETNTRADTDEATAEVDTLEILLIEDNPGDARLIQEMLRGTEELAQRVSSDESAGRTPEITRENRLEDGLETLEATPVDVVLLDLNLPDSEGLETLETVHAEGESTPIVVLTGVRDQQVGVQAIQRGAQDFLVKDEVTSELLVRTIHHAIERARQERERRRQREQLEALNRLNRIGHDITHAVITTETRADLEQRVCDRLAESDAYRFAWIGGVNPGSDRVVPKAAAGIEDGYLDAIDVSVAEDDVTGQGPAGTAIRTGSVQVMSDIQSDPEFEPWREEAVERGYRSSAAIPIVHEDLVYGVLNVYSESPRAFEGPETTILSRIGDVIAHAITAIERKDALVSDAVIELEFRVEELAQPLIQLSTAEECTIEFEQLIHGDETLLAYGSAHDVDQEEFREAVDETDGFGDVRFLAVRRDAFEFELVAPAAVSLFETIATHGGRVQSATVDDGEFRFVVELPRGRDTRQMIELIREQRDDVTYLAQRTRERGDRSDSGSSSVLEDDLTEKQRAALETAYFAGYFDWPRESTGEEISERLGIAPATFNQHLRTAERKFFDSVLGEQ, from the coding sequence ATGAGCGAGACGAACACGCGGGCCGACACCGACGAGGCGACCGCCGAGGTCGACACGCTGGAAATCCTGCTGATCGAGGACAACCCCGGCGACGCGCGGCTGATCCAGGAGATGCTCCGGGGAACCGAGGAGCTCGCCCAGCGGGTCAGCTCCGACGAGTCGGCCGGCCGAACGCCGGAGATCACCCGCGAGAACCGGCTCGAGGACGGTCTCGAGACGCTCGAGGCGACGCCGGTCGACGTCGTCCTACTGGACCTGAACTTGCCCGACAGCGAGGGACTCGAGACCCTCGAGACGGTCCACGCCGAGGGCGAGTCGACGCCGATCGTCGTGCTGACGGGCGTCCGCGACCAGCAGGTCGGCGTGCAGGCGATCCAGCGGGGCGCACAGGACTTCCTCGTCAAGGACGAGGTGACCAGCGAACTGCTCGTGCGGACGATCCATCACGCCATCGAACGCGCCCGGCAGGAACGCGAACGCCGGCGCCAGCGCGAGCAACTCGAGGCGCTCAACCGGCTCAACCGGATCGGCCACGACATCACCCACGCGGTGATCACGACCGAAACGCGAGCGGACCTCGAGCAACGGGTCTGCGACCGCCTTGCCGAGTCCGACGCCTACCGGTTCGCGTGGATCGGCGGCGTCAACCCCGGCAGCGACCGCGTGGTTCCGAAGGCGGCAGCGGGAATCGAGGACGGCTATCTCGACGCCATCGACGTCAGCGTCGCCGAGGATGACGTAACCGGTCAGGGGCCGGCCGGAACGGCAATTCGAACCGGCTCGGTGCAGGTGATGAGCGACATCCAATCGGATCCCGAGTTCGAGCCGTGGCGCGAGGAGGCGGTCGAGCGCGGCTACCGTTCCTCGGCGGCGATCCCGATCGTCCACGAGGACCTGGTCTACGGCGTGTTGAACGTCTACTCCGAGTCACCGCGGGCGTTCGAGGGGCCGGAGACGACCATCCTTTCCCGGATCGGCGACGTCATCGCCCACGCGATCACGGCGATCGAGCGCAAGGACGCGCTGGTCAGCGACGCCGTCATCGAACTCGAGTTCCGCGTCGAGGAACTGGCCCAGCCGCTGATTCAGCTGTCGACGGCGGAGGAGTGTACGATCGAGTTCGAGCAGCTGATCCACGGGGACGAGACGTTGCTCGCGTACGGTTCGGCCCACGACGTCGATCAGGAGGAGTTCCGCGAAGCGGTCGACGAGACCGACGGGTTCGGTGACGTCCGCTTCCTCGCGGTCAGGCGCGACGCCTTCGAGTTCGAACTCGTGGCGCCGGCGGCCGTCTCGCTGTTCGAGACGATCGCGACCCACGGCGGTCGCGTCCAGTCCGCGACAGTCGACGACGGCGAGTTCCGCTTCGTCGTCGAACTCCCGCGCGGTCGGGACACCCGCCAGATGATCGAACTCATCAGGGAACAGCGCGACGACGTCACCTACCTCGCCCAGCGGACCCGCGAGCGCGGCGACCGCAGCGATTCGGGCTCGTCGTCGGTCCTCGAGGACGACCTCACCGAGAAACAGCGGGCGGCCCTCGAGACGGCCTACTTCGCGGGCTACTTCGACTGGCCCCGCGAGAGCACCGGCGAGGAGATCTCCGAGCGACTCGGTATCGCGCCGGCGACCTTCAACCAGCACCTCCGGACGGCCGAGCGGAAGTTCTTCGATTCGGTGCTCGGCGAACAGTAG
- a CDS encoding response regulator: MSDSRQFKPEPAQILLVEDNPGDVRLTEEAFKQGRIENDLHVVSDGNEALEFLYQRGEYEDAPRPDLILLDLNLPRKDGEDVLEELKGDQELRSIPVIVLTSSRAEEDVVRSYELHANAYLTKPVDPDDFIETVRAFEKFWFSVVRLPPEGEGQ, from the coding sequence ATGAGTGATTCGAGACAGTTCAAGCCGGAGCCAGCACAGATCCTGTTAGTCGAGGACAATCCCGGGGACGTCCGACTGACCGAAGAAGCGTTCAAACAGGGCCGCATCGAGAACGACCTCCACGTCGTCTCGGACGGCAACGAGGCGCTGGAGTTCCTCTACCAGCGCGGCGAGTACGAGGACGCGCCGCGGCCGGATCTCATCCTGTTGGACCTCAACCTGCCCCGGAAGGACGGCGAGGACGTCCTCGAGGAGCTCAAGGGGGATCAGGAACTGCGATCGATTCCGGTGATCGTCCTGACGAGTTCCCGGGCCGAGGAGGACGTCGTCAGGTCCTACGAACTCCACGCCAACGCCTACCTCACGAAGCCGGTCGATCCGGACGACTTCATCGAGACGGTTCGGGCCTTCGAGAAGTTCTGGTTCTCCGTCGTTCGGCTCCCGCCCGAGGGTGAGGGCCAATGA
- a CDS encoding Cdc6/Cdc18 family protein — MIVDGRVLREDFVPSEVVHRHDEVNLLSESLEPLLSDRRADPAFLFGPTGVGKTCIARYALGQLREQEPSIDVAYVNCWQEYTRFRVLYGVLEAVGRTVDIHRSTPKDELFDRLRETDARPVVVILDEVDQLEETAALYDLHRLGHVSLVLIANREEELFASFDDRVRSRLRAGTRVRFDRYGTDELAAILAERADKALEPGAVSDGQLRTIADAASGDARVGIGVLRSAARRASRQGLESVTDDVLEAAIPDARTAIRRETVEGLIEHQRVLYDVIAEAGEIDPGDLYDEYERRVDDPKTERTLRNYLTKMVHYDLIEAVGERRGRTYRLVDDAIGRE; from the coding sequence GTGATCGTCGACGGTCGCGTCCTGCGCGAGGACTTCGTGCCCAGCGAGGTGGTTCACCGACACGACGAGGTGAACCTCCTCTCGGAATCGCTGGAGCCGCTGCTGTCCGATCGGCGGGCCGACCCCGCGTTCCTGTTCGGCCCGACCGGCGTCGGGAAGACCTGCATCGCCAGGTACGCCCTCGGCCAGTTGCGCGAACAGGAGCCGTCGATCGACGTCGCCTACGTTAACTGCTGGCAGGAGTACACCCGGTTTCGAGTGCTCTACGGCGTCCTCGAGGCGGTCGGCCGAACCGTCGACATCCACCGGTCGACGCCGAAGGACGAACTGTTCGATCGGTTGCGCGAGACGGACGCCCGACCCGTGGTGGTTATTTTAGACGAGGTCGACCAGCTCGAGGAGACGGCCGCGCTCTACGACCTCCACCGACTGGGTCACGTCTCGCTGGTGCTGATCGCCAACCGCGAGGAGGAACTGTTCGCGAGCTTCGACGATCGGGTCCGGTCGCGGCTGCGTGCGGGGACCCGCGTCCGGTTCGACCGCTACGGGACCGACGAACTGGCCGCGATCCTGGCCGAACGGGCGGACAAGGCCCTCGAGCCCGGCGCCGTGAGCGACGGCCAGTTGCGGACGATCGCCGACGCCGCGTCGGGCGACGCCCGCGTGGGGATCGGCGTCCTCCGGTCGGCCGCCCGCCGAGCGAGCCGGCAGGGACTCGAGTCGGTGACCGACGACGTCCTCGAGGCGGCGATCCCGGACGCGCGGACGGCGATCCGGCGCGAGACCGTCGAGGGACTGATCGAACACCAGCGGGTGCTGTACGACGTCATCGCCGAGGCCGGCGAGATCGATCCGGGCGACCTCTACGACGAGTACGAGCGTCGGGTCGACGACCCCAAGACCGAGCGGACGCTGCGCAACTATCTGACGAAAATGGTCCACTACGACCTGATCGAGGCCGTCGGCGAGCGCCGCGGGCGGACCTACCGGCTCGTCGACGACGCGATCGGCCGGGAATAG
- a CDS encoding ParA family protein, whose product MSDDILSAAFSVPKGGIAKTTSAGHMAVSGLHDHNLNTILIDLAGTQNALATQFGLKDEVADPDIPISIVFSDKWDSLRDNADEVVDRMVYETAEGVDLIPADDSLSAEDNDLVNVPLEDRYDRLASFIDVEITPRYDLVLFDLPGKGTISRLAASTPRKT is encoded by the coding sequence ATGAGCGACGATATTCTCTCGGCGGCGTTCTCCGTCCCGAAAGGCGGCATCGCAAAGACAACCAGCGCTGGGCATATGGCCGTCTCGGGACTCCACGATCACAATCTCAATACGATCTTGATTGATCTTGCTGGCACGCAGAACGCTCTCGCCACTCAGTTCGGACTCAAAGACGAGGTTGCGGATCCAGATATCCCGATATCGATCGTCTTCAGTGACAAGTGGGATTCGCTTCGGGACAACGCCGACGAGGTCGTCGACCGGATGGTCTATGAGACCGCTGAAGGCGTCGACCTCATTCCCGCGGACGACAGCCTTTCCGCGGAGGACAACGATCTCGTGAACGTCCCCCTCGAGGATCGGTATGATCGACTCGCATCGTTCATCGACGTGGAGATCACACCGCGATACGACCTCGTGCTATTCGACCTTCCGGGGAAGGGGACAATATCACGATTAGCGGCCTCCACGCCGCGGAAAACGTGA
- a CDS encoding GNAT family N-acetyltransferase, with protein sequence MSAQPRMSPEDLDDELERTVYEYVERNGAVEPAELARAIRIESGTTHSKPARSGTYTESVCPPAEDLESCIERLTDRGYLTETDGKVRLALGATPTELDLEDATVTVRPAREEDREGIVETMREVADEGPYIVAENVATRLERDSALVRANEERSRVCFVASLESESDTIDDESAADATDEPGTEDADSDVVGWLHVDAHELPSLAHTAELTLGVAPEYRREGIGSSLLEYGLEWAGDAGYRKCYQNLPATNETAIEFLEENGWQREGVHEQQYRIDDAYVDEVMLARHQSA encoded by the coding sequence ATGAGCGCCCAGCCGCGGATGTCGCCCGAGGATCTCGACGACGAACTGGAACGGACGGTCTACGAGTACGTCGAACGAAACGGGGCCGTCGAGCCGGCCGAACTGGCGCGCGCGATCCGCATCGAATCGGGAACGACCCACTCGAAACCGGCCCGATCCGGCACCTACACCGAATCGGTCTGCCCGCCCGCCGAGGACCTCGAGTCCTGCATCGAGAGACTCACGGACCGGGGGTACCTGACCGAAACCGACGGGAAGGTCCGCCTCGCGCTCGGCGCGACGCCGACGGAACTGGACCTCGAGGACGCCACCGTCACGGTTCGACCGGCGCGGGAGGAAGACCGCGAGGGGATCGTCGAGACGATGCGCGAGGTCGCCGACGAGGGTCCCTACATCGTCGCCGAGAACGTCGCGACGCGACTCGAGCGCGACTCGGCGCTCGTACGGGCCAACGAGGAGCGCTCGCGGGTCTGTTTCGTCGCGAGTCTCGAGTCGGAATCCGATACCATCGACGACGAATCGGCCGCGGACGCGACCGACGAACCGGGCACTGAGGACGCCGACTCCGACGTCGTCGGCTGGCTCCACGTCGACGCCCACGAACTGCCGTCGCTGGCCCACACGGCCGAGCTTACCCTCGGCGTCGCACCCGAGTACCGCCGCGAGGGAATCGGCTCGAGCCTCCTCGAGTACGGCCTCGAGTGGGCCGGCGACGCCGGCTACCGGAAGTGCTACCAGAACCTGCCGGCGACCAACGAGACCGCCATCGAGTTCCTCGAGGAGAACGGCTGGCAGCGCGAGGGCGTCCACGAGCAGCAGTACCGCATCGACGACGCGTACGTCGACGAAGTGATGCTGGCCAGACACCAGTCGGCGTAG
- a CDS encoding ubiquitin-like small modifier protein 1, producing MELELRFFATFREAVGEKERTESFDDDAAVGDVLAALEAEYEGLEGQLLETDGSDRAIRAQLSVLKNGRDVTHMAGPETDLEDGDRLSVFPPVAGG from the coding sequence ATGGAACTCGAATTGCGGTTTTTCGCGACCTTTCGGGAGGCCGTCGGCGAGAAGGAACGGACGGAATCGTTCGACGACGACGCCGCGGTCGGCGACGTGCTGGCCGCTCTCGAGGCCGAGTACGAGGGCCTCGAGGGCCAGTTGCTCGAGACGGACGGGTCGGACCGCGCGATCAGGGCGCAGTTGAGCGTGCTGAAGAACGGCCGCGACGTGACCCACATGGCGGGTCCGGAGACAGACCTCGAGGACGGCGATCGGCTGTCAGTGTTTCCGCCGGTCGCGGGCGGGTAG
- a CDS encoding carboxylate--amine ligase: protein MSDPLTRDSIVVPAVSVPSSDCCLRSLSPTGVHTIVVSEEPTAKSFCSRHCDEAVLVPDPTTDLEGYATALFALARREDVRTVVPTREPDAFVLSKYRDAFAEHVATPWPTLETLRRVHDRVRLAEAAEAAGVPVPETRPLEAVDTISRPSVVKSRYNILVDEYVESVPPGRVRRSKTVEHLQPGAAVEPASLRETFGHDPIVQEFVPIDEEYMVGALYERGEPVATVQHRQFRGTSYTGGGGVYRESIRDDDLEDVALSLLDELEWHGLACIEYMRHPGTGEFYLTEINPRLWTSLAANARMGADFPRYYWRLATDRADEIDAGYDVGVGCHYLKGELAHVLSHLHDDSDLVDRPSIADTLRAIGRSCYDQPNFDLLSRDDPWPFVQDVLTELDRGVLEGVGPADLGYRASGAERPVDWREAAPADAVTDANADVHASSGRDRRPPLRESAEDRGSP from the coding sequence ATGTCTGATCCACTCACTCGCGACTCGATCGTCGTCCCGGCCGTCTCCGTCCCGAGTTCCGACTGCTGTCTCCGCTCGCTGTCGCCGACCGGCGTTCACACGATCGTCGTCTCCGAGGAGCCGACGGCGAAATCGTTCTGCTCGAGACACTGCGACGAAGCCGTGCTGGTTCCCGACCCGACGACGGACCTCGAGGGGTACGCCACGGCCCTGTTCGCGCTCGCTCGGCGCGAGGACGTTCGGACCGTCGTTCCCACCCGCGAGCCGGACGCGTTCGTCCTCTCGAAGTACCGGGACGCCTTCGCCGAGCACGTCGCGACGCCGTGGCCGACCCTCGAGACGCTCCGCCGCGTTCACGATCGGGTCCGGCTGGCCGAGGCGGCCGAGGCCGCCGGCGTCCCGGTTCCCGAGACGCGGCCGCTCGAGGCGGTCGACACGATCTCTCGACCGTCGGTCGTCAAGTCCCGGTACAACATCCTCGTCGACGAGTACGTCGAATCGGTTCCGCCGGGGCGAGTGCGACGGAGCAAGACCGTCGAACACCTGCAGCCGGGCGCGGCGGTGGAGCCGGCGTCGCTGCGCGAGACGTTCGGCCACGATCCGATCGTCCAGGAGTTCGTCCCGATCGACGAGGAGTACATGGTCGGGGCCCTCTACGAGCGCGGCGAGCCCGTGGCGACGGTCCAGCACAGACAGTTCCGCGGGACGTCCTACACCGGCGGCGGCGGCGTCTACCGCGAATCGATCCGCGACGACGACCTCGAGGACGTCGCGCTGTCGTTGCTCGACGAACTCGAGTGGCACGGCCTCGCCTGCATCGAGTACATGCGCCACCCCGGGACGGGCGAGTTCTACCTCACGGAGATCAATCCCCGCCTGTGGACCTCGCTCGCCGCGAACGCGCGGATGGGCGCCGACTTCCCGCGGTACTACTGGCGGCTGGCGACCGACCGCGCCGACGAGATCGACGCCGGCTACGACGTCGGCGTCGGCTGTCACTACCTCAAGGGCGAACTGGCCCACGTCTTGAGCCACCTCCACGACGACTCCGACCTGGTCGATCGCCCGTCGATCGCGGACACGCTTCGGGCGATCGGCCGCTCCTGTTACGACCAGCCCAACTTCGATCTCCTGAGTCGCGACGACCCCTGGCCCTTCGTACAGGACGTCCTCACCGAACTCGACCGGGGCGTCCTCGAGGGAGTTGGACCGGCCGACCTCGGCTATCGCGCCAGCGGCGCCGAGCGACCGGTCGACTGGCGCGAAGCGGCGCCCGCCGACGCGGTGACGGACGCGAACGCCGACGTACACGCGTCCTCGGGGCGAGACCGACGGCCGCCGCTGCGCGAGTCAGCCGAGGACCGGGGCTCCCCGTGA
- a CDS encoding AzlC family ABC transporter permease: MATDTESDAAARSTASDATGDDGPDSDPERVTFGWDGLRAGFLACLPVAVGVGGYGVAFGVLANQAGLSLAEAALMSMTVFAGASQIIAVELWADPIPIAAIVATTFAVNVRYSLMGAALQPWFRHLSPSQIYSSLVLMADENWALSMQELASGSRRGAFLLGSGVALWLCWVGSTILGVLAGESVGDPAQYGVDFILAAVFVALAVELWDGRSTLAPWLVALATSVLAANALPGQWYIPLGGFAAAVVEVVRHDG; the protein is encoded by the coding sequence ATGGCGACGGACACCGAATCGGACGCGGCCGCTCGAAGCACCGCGAGCGACGCGACTGGCGACGACGGACCGGATTCGGACCCGGAGCGCGTCACGTTCGGCTGGGACGGGCTTCGCGCCGGCTTTCTGGCCTGTCTGCCCGTCGCCGTCGGCGTCGGCGGCTACGGGGTCGCGTTCGGCGTCCTCGCGAATCAGGCGGGGCTGAGTCTCGCGGAGGCGGCGCTGATGAGCATGACCGTCTTCGCGGGCGCCTCCCAGATCATCGCCGTCGAACTCTGGGCGGATCCGATCCCGATCGCGGCGATCGTCGCCACGACGTTCGCGGTCAACGTGCGCTACTCGCTGATGGGGGCGGCGCTGCAGCCGTGGTTTCGCCACCTCTCGCCGAGCCAGATCTACTCGAGTCTCGTGTTGATGGCCGACGAGAACTGGGCGCTGTCGATGCAGGAGCTCGCGTCGGGGAGTCGCCGCGGCGCCTTCCTGCTGGGCAGCGGCGTCGCGCTCTGGCTGTGCTGGGTCGGATCGACGATCCTTGGCGTCCTCGCCGGGGAGTCCGTCGGCGATCCGGCGCAGTACGGCGTCGACTTCATCCTCGCCGCCGTCTTCGTCGCGCTCGCCGTCGAGCTCTGGGACGGGCGGTCGACGCTGGCGCCGTGGCTCGTCGCGCTGGCCACGAGCGTCCTCGCGGCGAACGCCCTCCCGGGCCAGTGGTACATCCCCCTGGGCGGGTTCGCCGCGGCCGTCGTCGAGGTGGTGAGACACGATGGCTGA
- a CDS encoding AzlD domain-containing protein — protein sequence MADVLSLEPLVVGVILAMTVVTVIAKVGGIWLVRHVEVSDRLQAGLDVLPGAIVIAVLGPELAAGGPAEWGAAALVLVVMWRTESIVLALVTGVVAVVSLRTLL from the coding sequence ATGGCTGACGTCCTCTCGCTGGAGCCGCTGGTCGTCGGCGTCATCCTCGCGATGACCGTCGTCACGGTCATCGCGAAGGTCGGCGGCATCTGGCTCGTCCGCCACGTCGAGGTGAGCGACCGGCTGCAGGCGGGGCTCGACGTCCTGCCGGGCGCGATCGTGATCGCCGTCCTCGGACCGGAGCTGGCGGCCGGCGGGCCGGCCGAGTGGGGCGCGGCCGCGCTCGTGCTGGTGGTGATGTGGCGGACCGAGAGCATCGTCCTCGCGCTGGTGACCGGCGTCGTCGCCGTGGTCTCGCTCCGGACGCTGCTCTGA